The proteins below come from a single Eucalyptus grandis isolate ANBG69807.140 chromosome 3, ASM1654582v1, whole genome shotgun sequence genomic window:
- the LOC104429956 gene encoding patatin-like protein 2 has translation MASVVKVQPPTDGNIITILSIDGGGVRGIIAATILASLESELEELDGEDARLADYFDVIGGTSTGGLVTAMLTAPNEKNRPLFAAKDIRSFYLEHSPKIFPQKRGLWGRVRNLVKSLTGPKYDGKYLHGLIKDKLGEARLHDTLTHVIIPTFDIERLQPTIFSSYEVVRSPCLDARLSDICIGTSAAPTYLPPHCFKNQDDRGCTREFHLIDGSVAANNPVLVAIAQVSKEIANANPDFFPIGATNYGRFLVISIGTGSPKRERKYNATMAAKWGTLDWLLHGGSVPLVDVFTKASADMVDFYISAAFQALHFEDNYLRIHDDTLTGKDSSVDIATKENLENLVRIGERLLKKPVSRVNLEMGLSEPIAKGITNADALKRFAKKLSEERRFRESRSPYTNKSSHR, from the exons ATGGCATCGGTCGTGAAAGTCCAGCCTCCTACGGATGGTAACATCATCACGATCCTCAGCATTGATGGAGGTGGAGTTAGGGGAATCATAGCTGCCACCATTCTTGCTTCCCTGGAGTCTGAACTCGAG GAGCTAGACGGTGAGGATGCCAGACTAGCGGATTACTTCGACGTGATAGGAGGAACGAGCACGGGCGGTCTAGTGACAGCCATGTTGACCGCGCCTAATGAGAAGAATCGCCCTCTCTTTGCGGCCAAGGATATCAGGTCCTTTTACCTCGAGCACAGTCCCAAGATTTTCCCACAGAAGAG AGGATTGTGGGGGAGAGTAAGAAACTTGGTGAAGTCATTGACAGGTCCCAAGTATgatggaaaatatcttcatggGCTAATAAAGGATAAACTTGGAGAGGCTCGTTTGCACGACACATTGACTCATGTCATCATTCCAACCTTCGACATCGAGCGTCTTCAGCCCACCATTTTCTCTTCCTatgag GTTGTAAGATCTCCATGTCTGGACGCTCGACTCTCGGACATCTGCATTGGGACATCCGCCGCCCCGACTTATCTACCACCTCACTGTTTCAAGAATCAGGACGATCGAGGATGCACTCGCGAATTCCACCTTATAGACGGTAGTGTCGCTGCAAACAATCCG GTATTGGTGGCTATAGCCCAGGTGTCCAAGGAGATAGCCAACGCCAATCCCGATTTCTTCCCAATTGGAGCGACGAACTATGGACGATTTCTTGTGATCTCGATCGGCACCGGTTCGCCAAAGAGAGAGCGAAAATACAACGCCACAATGGCCGCGAAATGGGGAACCTTGGACTGGCTTCTTCATGGCGGTTCAGTTCCGTTGGTGGATGTGTTCACTAAGGCAAGTGCAGATATGGTGGACTTTTATATATCTGCAGCTTTCCAAGCACTCCATTTTGAAGACAACTACCTCAGAATCCAT GATGATACATTAACCGGGAAAGATTCATCAGTCGACATCGCTACGAAGGAGAACTTGGAGAATCTTGTGCGGATTGGTGAAAGGTTGTTGAAGAAGCCCGTCTCAAGGGTAAACCTCGAAATGGGGTTATCCGAACCGATCGCCAAAGGAATAACCAATGCTGACGCTCTAAAGAG GTTTGCTAAAAAACTCTCTGAGGAAAGAAGATTTCGAGAGTCTCGATCTCCCTACACAAATAAAAGCTCACACCGATGA